In the Festucalex cinctus isolate MCC-2025b chromosome 10, RoL_Fcin_1.0, whole genome shotgun sequence genome, one interval contains:
- the LOC144027027 gene encoding basic immunoglobulin-like variable motif-containing protein — MLNTSEVPPGPSEASSMQRQTGGREEDDCRLIGSLARDAVTRRASSGELQLPRSFPVTHSREKFYTVCSDYALLNRAVRKQDDGDSKAAQDFHSAGACVVSDADCDMEDLTAGGDAKTTLAWEIDTTDFKAVLTRKIRKGSMKKCGSKKMKPDRASRNLQDIPPHPSLEDVKQRKVLDLRRWYCISRPQYKTSCGISSLVSCWNFLYSTLGAGSLPPISQEEALHILGYQPPFDEIKFGPFTGNATLMRWFRQINDHFRVRGCSYILYKPHGKHKTAGETAEGALAKLVLGLRDETMAYVYHCQNHYCCPLGFEATPLKAAKAYRGPLPTNEMEHWILIGEPSRKHAAIHCKKWMDIVTDLNTQNPEYLDIRHMEKGIQRRTTKKVGGNLHCIMAFQRVNWHKLGPWALNLENLRHAGGDGEESKRLAQLGRSHSTGSQKDAPWRRMSNTADNRQKSSPDSDIDEGDAD, encoded by the exons ATGCTAAACACATCTGAAGTTCCCCCTGGTCCATCGGAAGCATCAAGTATGCAAAGACAGACTGGGGGCAGGGAAGAAGACGACTGCCGCCTGATTGGCTCCCTGGCCCGGGATGCCGTAACCCGGCGGGCGTCCAGCGGCGAGCTCCAGCTGCCGCGTTCCTTCCCAGTCACGCACTCCCGGGAAAAGTTCTACACCGTCTGCTCCGACTACGCGCTGCTCAACCGAGCGGTGAGGAAGCAGGACGACGGGGACAGCAAGGCCGCCCAAGACTTCCATTCGGCAGGTGCCTGCGTGGTTTCGGACGCAGACTGCGACATGGAGGACCTGACAGCCGGCGGGGATGCCAAGACCACCTTGGCCTGGGAGATCGACACCACCGACTTTAAGGCGGTGCTCACACGCAAAATTAGGAAAG GGAGCATGAAGAAGTGCGGCAGCAAGAAGATGAAGCCGGACCGAGCCAGTCGGAACCTTCAGGATATCCCGCCTCACCCCTCGTTGGAGGACGTCAAGCAGAGGAAAGTTCTCGACCTCCGAAGATG gtacTGCATTAGCCGGCCCCAATACAAGACGTCGTGCGGGATCTCGTCGCTGGTGTCCTGCTGGAACTTCCTGTACAGCACTCTGGGCGCAGGAAG TTTGCCACCCATCTCCCAGGAGGAGGCGCTCCACATCCTGGGCTACCAGCCGCCCTTTGACGAAATCAAGTTCGGGCCCTTCACGGGAAACGCCACCCTCATGCG GTGGTTCCGGCAAATCAACGACCACTTCCGGGTGCGGGGTTGCTCGTACATCCTGTACAAGCCGCACGGGAAACATAAGACTGCGGGAGAGACGGCGGAGGGAGCCTTGGCCAAGCTGGTGCTGGGCCTGAGGGACGAGACCATGGCCTACGTCTACCACTGCCAGAACCACTACTGCTGTCCTCTTGGATTTGAGGCCACGCCCCTCAAAGCAGCCAAAGCGTACAG GGGTCCCTTGCCCACCAACGAGATGGAACACTGGATCCTGATAGGAGAACCGAGCAGAAAGCACGCAGCCATCCACTGTAAAAA GTGGATGGACATAGTCACCGACCTCAACACCCAGAATCCGGAATATTTGGACATCCGCCACATGGAGAAGGGCATCCAGAGGCGCACCACCAAAAAA GTGGGCGGCAACCTGCACTGCATCATGGCCTTCCAGCGCGTCAACTGGCATAAGCTGGGCCCCTGGGCCCTCAACCTGGAAAACCTGCGGCACGCTGGTGGCGACGGGGAGGAAAGCAAGCGCCTTGCCCAGCTGGGACGCTCACACAGCACAGGCAGCCAGAAGGACGCCCCCTGGAGGCGCATGTCCAACACTGCGGACAACAGGCAGAAGAGCTCGCCGGACAGCGACATCGACGAGGGCGATGCCGATTGA
- the LOC144027031 gene encoding nucleoside hydrolase, with the protein MSEKLLVIDTDCGIDDAQAILVALAAPHVRVLAVTCVFGNASVDDVCQNVFKVLAVGQQEQIPVFRGSAGPLLGTTTTNDPCDHFGTDGLGDVLEDRDPRWEEKIQREHAVTAMLHLVAENPGKVTLVALGPLTNLALAVKLDPTFPGKLKELYIMGGNIEGKGNMSLCAEFNFAMDPEAAYMVLEEFLCPTYLATWEYACRNALSWEFFEELTSQDTAASRFMKSVTSRCWAFSRETLSKMRDVHFGPGFVSFDSYAVAACVDAGVVAESVRCPVRVELRGAMCRGMMALDRVGRLGKKHSVTVFTKCHKDRLARLMLESLGHPLKSAEAGK; encoded by the exons ATGTCCGAGAAACTGCTTGTCATCGACACCGACTGCGGCATCGACGACGCTCAAGCCATCCTGGTGGCCTTGGCGGCGCCGCACGTCCGCGTCCTGGCTGTCACCTGCGTGTTCGGGAACGCGTCCGTGGACGACGTATGCCAGAATGTGTTCAAAGTGCTTGCAGTGGGGCAGCAGGAGCAG ATCCCGGTGTTCCGAGGCTCTGCCGGACCCCTGCTCGGGACAACCACCACCAATGACCCCTGCGACCACTTTGGCACGGACGGCCTCGGGGACGTTTTGGAGGACAGGGACCCGCGGTGGGAGGAGAAAATCCAGAGGGAACACGCGGTGACCGCCATGCTGCACCTGGTGGCGGAAAATCCCGGGAAG GTGACGCTGGTAGCCCTGGGGCCCCTTACCAACCTGGCGCTGGCCGTCAAACTGGACCCAACCTTCCCTGGAAAGCTCAAAGAACTTTATATTATGGGCGGTAACATCGAAG GGAAAGGGAACATGTCCCTGTGTGCAGAGTTCAACTTTGCCATGGATCCCGAGGCCGCTTACATGGTTCTGGAGGAGTTCTTATGCCCGACTTACTTGGCAACGTGGGAGTACGCCTGCAGAAACGCGTTGTCGTGG GAATTCTTCGAGGAGCTGACTAGCCAGGACACGGCGGCGTCCCGCTTCATGAAGAGCGTCACATCCCGCTGCTGGGCCTTCTCCCGGGAGACCCTGAGCAAGATGCGCGACGTTCACTTCGGCCCGGGCTTCGTCTCCTTCGACTCGTACGCGGTGGCGGCCTGCGTGGATGCCGGCGTGGTGGCCGAGAGCGTGCGCTGTCCCGTGCGCGTGGAGCTGCGGGGCGCCATGTGCCGCGGCATGATGGCGCTGGACCGCGTGGGCAGACTCGGCAAGAAGCACAGCGTGACCGTGTTCACAAAATGCCACAAGGACAGGCTGGCGCGGCTGATGCTCGAGTCGCTCGGGCATCCCCTTAAGAGCGCCGAAGCTGGAAAATAA
- the LOC144027032 gene encoding uncharacterized protein LOC144027032 — translation MDLRARLRNDSNHEGVLLLDGGLATELEAQGAHLQGDPLWSARLLHTNPKAIKAAHHSFLLSGADVIISATYQATIQGFVEHLGVSSDAARELLASGLRLAEEAATAFSSGKRATHPVVVAASVGSYGAFLHDGSEYSGAYADKMSIEELKACHRPQLQCLAAAGAGVLALETIPSVKEAGALVELLREFPNCDAWISFSCKDGTRLSDGNLLQDGVRVAGRSTQVLAVGVNCCPPEWVEPLLDSVAALKSPDRRWVVYPNSGEEWDAQQGWQTSAKTAANIPTLSDVWIKQGAALIGGCCRVCPDQIGELRRHLNRRLNISTEEEADLET, via the exons ATGGATTTACGAGCCCGACTGAGAAATGACTCGAACCATGAGGGAGTTCTGCTCTTGGACGGCGGATTAGCAACAGAATTGGAGGCACAAGGTGCACATTTACAG gGAGATCCATTGTGGAGTGCCAGGCTGTTGCACACCAACCCCAAAGCTATCAAAGCTGCTCATCACAG CTTCCTTCTGAGCGGCGCCGACGTCATCATCAGTGCCACCTACCAGGCCACCATCCAAGGCTTTGTCGAACACTTGGGTGTCAGCTCAGACGCCGCCAGGGAACTGCTGGCGTCCGGGCTTCGTCTGGCCGAAGAGGCGGCGACGGCGTTTAGCTCTGGAAAGCGGGCGACCCACCCTGTGGTGGTGGCGGCGTCTGTGGGATCCTATGGAGCCTTTCTGCACGATGGCTCGGAATACAGTGGAGCATATGCTGACAAAATGAGTATAGAG GAGTTGAAAGCTTGCCATCGGCCTCAGCTGCAGTGTTTGGCAGCGGCGGGAGCAGGAGTCCTGGCCTTGGAGACCATCCCGAGCGTCAAAGAGGCGGGAGCATTGGTGGAGCTGCTCCGGGAATTCCCAAACTGCGACGCCTGGATTTCCTTCTCTTGCAAG GACGGGACGCGACTGTCCGACGGAAACCTGCTGCAAGACGGCGTCCGTGTGGCAGGCAGGTCCACTCAGGTGTTGGCAGTTGGTGTCAACTGTTGTCCTCCGGAGTGGGTGGAGCCACTGTTGGACTCTGTGGCGGCCTTGAAGAGTCCCGATCGGAGATGGGTGGTCTACCCCAACAGCGGGGAAGAGTGGGATGCACAGCAGGG ATGGCAGACATCAGCGAAAACGGCAGCAAACATACCAACTCTAAGTGACGTGTGGATCAAGCAAGGGGCTGCTTTGATCG GTGGTTGCTGCCGCGTTTGTCCGGATCAAATCGGTGAACTGAGACGACACTTAAACAGACGTCTCAACATCTCAACGGAGGAGGAAGCAGACCTCGAAACGTAG